CACCAGATGGGGCACATTTACATCGGCGCCATCGGCCTCATCCTGACCTATTTCTTCCACGGCAAGGACAAGGCCAAGAACCTGGTCCAGAACTGTATCAACTGCGAGGCCTGCAAGCACATCTGCGCGGCCGGCATCGACCTGCCGCGGCTCATCAAGGAGATCCATTCCCGCATTCTCGACGAGGAAGGCCATCCGCTGCCATCGTTGCTCTTGGCCAAGCTGATGAAGAACCGCAAACTCTTCCACACCTTCCTGCGCACGGCCAAGATGGCCCAGCGGCCCCTGACCGGCGGTACGCAGTACATCCGCCATCTGCCGCACATCTTCGCCAAGGACCATGGATTCAAGGCTCTGCCGGCCATCGCGGCCAAGCCTTTCCGTGACCGGTTCGAGGAACTCAAGCCCCGGGTTTCCGCGCCCAAGTACCGTATCGCCCTGTTCTCCGGGTGCGTGCAGGACTTTGTCTACCCCGAGCAGCTGGAAGCGGCCATGAAGGTTCTCGGCGCCCACAATGTGGACGTGGATTTCCCCATGGAGCAGTCCTGTTGCGGTCTGCCCCTGCAGATGATGGGCGAAAAGAAGGCCAGCATCGATGTCGCCCAGCAGAATATCGAGGCCATGGCCGGCAATTACGACTATATCATCACCCTGTGCGCGTCCTGCGCCTCGCACCTGAAGAACAACTACCCCTTCCTGCTGGGCGAGAACAATGCCGAGGCCAAGGCATTCTCCGACAAAATCATGCCCTTCTCGGCCTTCATGACCGATATTCTGGGCGTGACCGAAGACAAGTTCAGGCAGACCCACGAACGGGCGACCCTGCACGCTCCCTGCCATCTCTGCCGGGGCATGGGCGTGGTCGAGCAGCCCAGAAAACTTCTGGCCCTGGGCGGATATGAATATGCTCCGGCCGACCAGGAACAGGTCTGCTGCGGCTTTGGCGGCACCTATTCGGCCAAGTTCCCGGCCGTGTCCGAACAGATCCTCAAAAACAAGCTGACCGACGCGGCCCAGACCGGCGCCGAGGTGCTGGTCACCGAATGTCCCGGATGCATCATGCAACTGCGGGGCGGCGCGGAAAAGAACAAGTCCGGCTTCGCCGTGCGGCACATTGCCGAGGTTCTGGCCGATCACCTGAAATAACAAAGGCCGGGATAAACCCGGCCTTTGCGAAAAATGTCTCTCCTTGCGCGCCGGGGGCTCTTCATCGAAGGGCCTCCGGCATTTTTTATCCGCGCTCGGAGGTATGGATCACAGTGGAAACGGCGTCAGACTGCGCGAGCCTGTTTCCGTGATCAAGATGGTCTGCTCGAACTGGGCCGACAAACTGCCATCGGCCGTGACCACGGTCCAGCCGTCATCGAGACGCGAGGTGGCCATGCCACCCTGATTGATCATCGGCTCGATGGTGAAGACCATTCCCGGAACCAGCACGATGCCCGTGCCCGGTCGGCCGACATGGCTGACCTGCGGCTGCTCATGGAACGCGTGGCCAACACCGTGCCCGACTAGGTCCCGGACCACCGAATAGCCCGAACCCTCGGCATGGAGCTGGATGGCATGCCCGATGTCGCCCAGGGTCGCGCCGGGACG
The genomic region above belongs to Deltaproteobacteria bacterium and contains:
- a CDS encoding (Fe-S)-binding protein codes for the protein HQMGHIYIGAIGLILTYFFHGKDKAKNLVQNCINCEACKHICAAGIDLPRLIKEIHSRILDEEGHPLPSLLLAKLMKNRKLFHTFLRTAKMAQRPLTGGTQYIRHLPHIFAKDHGFKALPAIAAKPFRDRFEELKPRVSAPKYRIALFSGCVQDFVYPEQLEAAMKVLGAHNVDVDFPMEQSCCGLPLQMMGEKKASIDVAQQNIEAMAGNYDYIITLCASCASHLKNNYPFLLGENNAEAKAFSDKIMPFSAFMTDILGVTEDKFRQTHERATLHAPCHLCRGMGVVEQPRKLLALGGYEYAPADQEQVCCGFGGTYSAKFPAVSEQILKNKLTDAAQTGAEVLVTECPGCIMQLRGGAEKNKSGFAVRHIAEVLADHLK